A part of Roseitalea porphyridii genomic DNA contains:
- a CDS encoding lipoprotein-releasing ABC transporter permease subunit — protein sequence MIAWRYLRPRRKEAAVSIVTIISLVGVTLGVAALIIVMAVMNGFRAELLDRILGLNGHVIIQPVERPLDDYAAVADRISGVDGVKIAVPLIEGQTLASGNAGAGTGALVRGVRTQDLDGLTSISENIVEGSLVSFASGDGVLIGSRMARSMGLIAGDSITLVSPEGDVTPFGTTPRVKTYPVAAIFEMGMSEYDSSIIFMPFEEAQLYFNSEGVAQLIEVFIDDPDAVDAFAPLIEEAADRPIFMVDWRQRNSAFFSALVIERNAMFLILSIVVLVASLNIISSLIMLVKEKGRGIAILRTMGASQSAILRIFIMAGTGVGVVGTGVGVLLGVLVCWNIQSIQRFMNWASGAEVWDPTIRFLTEIPARMDAGETFAVIILSLTLSFLAAIIPARRAARLDPVEALRYE from the coding sequence ATGATCGCCTGGCGCTATCTCAGGCCCCGCCGCAAGGAGGCGGCGGTGTCCATCGTCACCATCATTTCGCTGGTCGGCGTCACGCTGGGCGTTGCCGCGCTGATCATCGTCATGGCGGTGATGAACGGGTTCCGCGCCGAACTGCTCGACCGCATCCTCGGGCTCAACGGGCACGTCATCATCCAGCCGGTCGAACGGCCGCTCGACGATTATGCGGCGGTCGCGGACCGCATCTCGGGCGTGGACGGCGTGAAGATCGCCGTGCCGCTGATCGAGGGGCAGACGCTCGCCTCGGGCAATGCCGGCGCCGGAACGGGCGCGCTGGTGCGGGGCGTGCGGACCCAGGATCTCGATGGCCTGACCTCGATCTCCGAGAACATCGTCGAAGGATCGCTGGTCTCTTTTGCGTCCGGAGATGGCGTCCTGATCGGCAGCCGCATGGCGCGCAGCATGGGGCTGATCGCCGGCGATTCGATCACCCTGGTCTCCCCCGAAGGCGATGTGACCCCGTTCGGCACCACGCCGCGCGTGAAGACCTACCCGGTCGCGGCGATCTTCGAGATGGGGATGAGCGAATATGATTCCTCGATCATCTTCATGCCGTTCGAGGAGGCCCAGCTCTACTTCAACTCGGAAGGCGTCGCCCAGCTCATCGAGGTGTTCATCGACGATCCCGACGCGGTCGACGCTTTCGCGCCGCTGATCGAGGAGGCGGCGGACCGGCCGATCTTCATGGTCGACTGGCGCCAGCGCAACTCGGCCTTCTTCTCGGCGCTGGTGATCGAGCGCAACGCCATGTTCCTGATCCTGTCGATCGTCGTGCTGGTGGCCTCGCTCAACATCATTTCGAGCCTGATCATGCTGGTCAAGGAGAAGGGCAGGGGCATCGCCATCCTGCGCACCATGGGCGCCAGCCAGTCGGCCATCCTGCGCATCTTCATCATGGCAGGCACCGGGGTCGGGGTGGTCGGCACCGGCGTGGGTGTGCTGCTCGGCGTGCTCGTGTGCTGGAACATACAGTCGATCCAGCGCTTCATGAACTGGGCCTCCGGCGCCGAGGTCTGGGACCCGACGATCCGCTTTCTCACCGAGATACCGGCGCGGATGGACGCCGGCGAGACCTTCGCGGTCATCATCCTATCGCTGACGCTGTCGTTCCTGGCCGCCATCATCCCGGCGCGCCGCGCCGCCCGGCTCGATCCGGTCGAAGCGCTGAGGTACGAGTGA
- a CDS encoding ABC transporter ATP-binding protein, translating to MADAVLRLEAVERAYQEVDHKLEVLRGADLALMPGEMVALVAPSGAGKSTLLHTAGLLERPDGGEVYLSGKPCGSLTDRERTARRRNDIGYVYQFHHLLPEFSALENVMIPQLIRGLPRREAEARAHELLDYMRIGPRATHRPAELSGGEQQRVAIARAVANAPLVLLADEPTGNLDPDTSSYVFEALEALVRQSGLAALFATHNHALARRMDRIVTMADGHIVPYDPPA from the coding sequence ATGGCCGACGCGGTGCTGCGCCTTGAGGCCGTCGAGCGCGCCTATCAGGAGGTCGATCACAAGCTCGAAGTGCTGCGCGGGGCGGACCTCGCCTTGATGCCCGGCGAGATGGTCGCGCTCGTCGCCCCGTCGGGCGCCGGCAAGTCGACGCTGCTGCACACCGCCGGTCTGCTCGAACGGCCGGACGGCGGCGAGGTCTACCTGTCGGGCAAGCCCTGCGGCTCGCTCACCGACCGCGAGCGCACCGCGCGCCGGCGCAACGACATCGGCTACGTCTACCAGTTCCACCATCTGCTGCCCGAGTTCTCGGCGCTCGAGAACGTCATGATCCCGCAGCTCATTCGCGGTCTGCCGCGCCGCGAGGCCGAGGCCCGCGCGCACGAACTGCTCGACTATATGCGCATCGGCCCGCGCGCCACGCACCGGCCGGCCGAACTGTCCGGCGGCGAGCAGCAGCGCGTGGCGATTGCCCGCGCGGTCGCCAACGCGCCGCTTGTCCTGCTTGCCGACGAGCCGACCGGCAATCTCGATCCGGACACCTCCTCCTACGTGTTCGAGGCGCTCGAGGCATTGGTGCGCCAGTCGGGACTTGCCGCGCTGTTCGCCACCCACAACCATGCGCTGGCCCGCCGGATGGACCGGATCGTCACCATGGCCGATGGCCACATCGTGCCCTACGACCCGCCGGCCTGA
- a CDS encoding DUF1467 family protein, with amino-acid sequence MGWLSAFAIFFIIWWVVLFAVLPIGVRSQAEDGSVEPGTEAGAPVAPRLGFKVALTTAIAIGVFSIFYVLTVTMGLSVDDIPSIVPDFSEPG; translated from the coding sequence ATGGGCTGGCTCTCGGCATTCGCCATCTTCTTCATCATCTGGTGGGTCGTGCTGTTCGCCGTCCTGCCGATCGGCGTGCGCTCGCAGGCCGAGGACGGCAGCGTCGAGCCGGGCACTGAAGCTGGCGCGCCTGTCGCGCCGCGCCTCGGCTTCAAGGTGGCGCTGACCACAGCAATCGCCATCGGCGTGTTCTCGATATTCTACGTGCTGACGGTGACGATGGGGCTCAGCGTCGATGACATCCCGTCGATCGTCCCCGACTTCTCCGAACCGGGCTGA
- a CDS encoding YaiI/YqxD family protein, whose translation MQTDRPAPLILVDADACPVKDEVYRVAERYGVAVTIVANSFIRIPDDPLIDRVIVSDGFDAADDWIAERAGDHVLVITADILLAERCLAAGAAVLGPKGVPFTTASIGNAVATRAIMADLRAGGEQIGGPAPFTRADRSRFLQAMDAAVRRLNKPRE comes from the coding sequence ATGCAGACCGACCGCCCGGCCCCCCTGATCCTCGTCGACGCCGATGCCTGTCCCGTCAAGGACGAGGTCTACCGGGTCGCCGAGCGCTATGGCGTGGCGGTGACGATCGTCGCCAACAGCTTCATCCGGATCCCCGACGATCCGCTGATCGACCGCGTCATCGTCTCGGACGGGTTCGACGCCGCGGACGACTGGATCGCCGAACGCGCAGGCGACCATGTTCTGGTGATCACCGCCGACATCCTGCTTGCCGAGCGCTGCCTTGCCGCCGGCGCGGCGGTGCTCGGCCCCAAGGGCGTGCCTTTCACCACTGCCTCGATCGGCAACGCCGTGGCGACCCGAGCGATCATGGCCGATCTGCGCGCCGGCGGCGAACAGATCGGCGGGCCGGCGCCGTTCACGCGCGCGGACCGTTCGCGCTTCCTGCAGGCGATGGACGCCGCCGTGCGCCGGCTGAACAAGCCCCGCGAATGA
- a CDS encoding SDR family oxidoreductase: MTDFSQKTAIITGASRGIGEAAARELAAAGMNVVLAARSAADIERIAAEIAEAGGEAIAMTCDVADHASVKAVVDRALDAFGTVDLLVNNAGVINPIARLSESDPEAWGAAIDVNVKGVYHGIRAVLPAMERQGGGTIINISSGAAYGPMEGWSHYCASKAAVLMLTRAVHKEHGESGIRSVGLSPGTVATQMQVDIKASGINPVSQMDPDAHAPPEWIGRAIVWLAGEGADDYLGGDLKLRTDAEARAAIGLPPA, encoded by the coding sequence ATGACAGACTTCTCGCAGAAAACCGCCATCATCACCGGCGCCTCGCGCGGCATCGGCGAAGCCGCCGCGCGGGAGCTTGCCGCAGCCGGCATGAACGTCGTCCTCGCGGCGCGGTCGGCTGCCGACATCGAGCGCATCGCCGCCGAGATCGCCGAGGCGGGCGGCGAGGCGATCGCTATGACCTGCGACGTCGCCGACCACGCTTCGGTGAAGGCTGTCGTCGATCGCGCGCTCGACGCGTTCGGCACGGTCGACCTGCTCGTCAACAATGCCGGTGTTATCAATCCGATAGCCCGGCTTTCTGAATCAGATCCGGAGGCGTGGGGCGCGGCCATCGATGTCAACGTCAAGGGCGTCTATCACGGCATTCGTGCCGTGCTGCCGGCGATGGAGCGGCAGGGCGGCGGCACGATCATCAACATCTCCTCGGGCGCGGCCTACGGGCCGATGGAGGGCTGGAGCCACTACTGCGCGTCCAAGGCGGCCGTCCTGATGCTGACGCGCGCCGTGCACAAGGAGCATGGCGAAAGCGGCATCCGTTCGGTGGGGTTGAGCCCGGGCACGGTGGCCACCCAGATGCAGGTCGACATCAAGGCCTCCGGCATCAATCCGGTTTCGCAGATGGACCCGGACGCGCATGCGCCGCCCGAATGGATCGGCCGCGCCATCGTCTGGCTGGCCGGCGAGGGGGCGGACGACTATCTCGGCGGCGATCTCAAGCTGCGCACAGATGCCGAGGCGCGCGCCGCGATCGGACTGCCGCCGGCCTGA
- the dnaE gene encoding DNA polymerase III subunit alpha, whose amino-acid sequence MDPGFIHLRVHSSYSLLEGALKLDRIIEWAKHNGAPALAVTDTSNLFGALEFAQKASGAGIQPIIGCQLGLRFDAEGEETRGRAGRAGHADPAIVLLAADETGYRNLVELVSRAYLDEDDLDAVRVHDTWLAQRAEGLIALTGGPGGPVGSALAAGQPRVAEQRLASLAALFGDRLYVELQRHGDWDRTVEARTVELAYAHRLPLVGTNEAFFFAREDFEAHDALIAIAEGALLSMDDRRQLTADHWLKPPADMITLFSDLPEATANTVEIARRCSWFPRKIKPILPRFAAVPEGATGEEAEQAEADELRRQAVEGLNARLEHQGLADGYSRDDYDERLDHELSIIARMKFPGYFLIVADFIKWAKAQNIPVGPGRGSGAGSLVAWALTITDIDPLRFSLLFERFLNPERVSMPDFDIDFCQDRRDEVIRYVQDKYGRDQVAQIITFGTLQARAVLRDVGRVLEMPYGQVDRLCKLVPNNPANPTKLADAIAGEAKFAEEREREPIVGQLLDMALKLEGLYRHASTHAAGIVIGDRPLSQLVPLYRDPRSDMPVTQFNMKWVEDAGLVKFDFLGLKTLTVLDMAVRLIARRGETIDLSALPLDDPPTYQMMARGETVGIFQVESPGMRKALVGMKPDRIEDIIALVALYRPGPMDNIPTYNARKHGDEQIASIHPKIDHLVAETQGVIVYQEQVMEIAQLLAGYSLGEADLLRRAMGKKIRAEMDKQRVRFVEGAVERGVSKAQADFIFDLLAKFADYGFNKSHAAAYAMVAYQTAYLKAHYPVEFLAASMTYDMANTDKLNDFRRDAERLDITVVPPSVQTSFRAFEVGDRRIFWALSAIKGVGDAAVDHIVAVRPDGGFDSLEDFARRIDPKIVGRRVLEALIDAGALDCFGHDRAVLAAGLDRILGLSQRVADEAESGQGDIFGAVEASQPERLSLPADAHWPDAERLMRELRAIGFYFSAHPLDAYAPILEKRRVQAYADFAAAIRHGATAGRLAGTVAHKQVRRTRNGNKMGILTLSDPTGQYEVVMFSEMLEQFADAAEPGRSFVLTVGVRHRDDDSISLTLNSLSALDEHAGADAAHMLRVFMRDAAPARSVARQLRQNGPSPVSLIVIKPDGAGEVEIELPGQYSVSGPVASAIKAVPGVVDVELV is encoded by the coding sequence ATCGATCCGGGCTTCATCCATCTGCGGGTGCATTCGTCCTATTCGCTGCTCGAGGGCGCGCTGAAGCTCGACAGGATCATCGAGTGGGCCAAGCACAACGGCGCCCCCGCGCTCGCCGTGACCGACACGTCGAACCTGTTCGGCGCGCTCGAGTTCGCCCAGAAGGCGTCGGGCGCCGGCATCCAGCCGATCATCGGTTGCCAGCTTGGTCTGCGTTTCGACGCCGAGGGTGAGGAAACCAGGGGCCGCGCCGGCCGGGCAGGCCATGCCGATCCGGCGATCGTCCTGCTCGCCGCCGACGAGACCGGTTACCGCAACCTCGTCGAACTGGTCAGCCGCGCCTATCTGGACGAAGACGATCTCGACGCCGTGCGGGTGCACGACACCTGGCTCGCCCAACGGGCCGAAGGGCTGATCGCGCTGACCGGTGGGCCGGGCGGGCCGGTCGGTTCCGCGCTCGCCGCCGGCCAGCCAAGGGTCGCCGAGCAGCGGCTCGCATCGCTGGCCGCGCTGTTCGGCGATCGTCTCTACGTCGAGCTCCAGCGCCATGGCGACTGGGACCGGACCGTCGAGGCGCGCACCGTCGAACTGGCCTACGCCCACCGGCTGCCGCTGGTCGGCACGAACGAGGCCTTCTTTTTCGCGCGCGAGGATTTCGAGGCCCACGACGCGCTGATCGCCATCGCCGAGGGTGCGCTTTTGTCGATGGACGATCGCCGCCAGCTGACCGCCGATCACTGGCTGAAGCCGCCCGCCGACATGATCACCCTGTTTTCCGATCTGCCCGAGGCGACCGCCAATACGGTCGAGATCGCCCGGCGCTGTTCCTGGTTCCCGCGCAAGATCAAGCCGATCCTGCCGCGCTTTGCCGCCGTGCCCGAGGGTGCGACGGGCGAGGAGGCCGAACAGGCCGAGGCGGACGAGTTGCGCCGCCAGGCCGTCGAGGGACTGAACGCCCGGCTCGAGCATCAGGGCCTGGCCGACGGCTACAGCCGCGACGATTACGACGAGCGGCTCGATCACGAACTGTCGATCATCGCGCGGATGAAGTTCCCCGGTTACTTCCTGATCGTCGCCGACTTCATCAAGTGGGCCAAGGCGCAGAACATCCCCGTGGGCCCGGGGCGCGGCTCGGGTGCGGGCTCGCTGGTCGCCTGGGCGCTGACGATCACCGACATCGACCCGCTGCGCTTCTCGCTGCTGTTCGAGCGCTTCCTCAATCCCGAACGCGTGTCGATGCCCGACTTCGACATCGACTTCTGCCAGGACCGGCGCGACGAGGTGATCCGCTACGTCCAGGACAAGTACGGCCGCGACCAGGTTGCCCAGATCATCACCTTCGGAACGCTGCAGGCGCGCGCGGTGCTGCGCGATGTCGGGCGCGTGCTCGAAATGCCCTATGGGCAGGTCGACCGCCTGTGCAAGCTGGTGCCGAACAACCCGGCGAACCCGACCAAGCTGGCCGATGCGATCGCCGGCGAGGCCAAGTTCGCCGAGGAACGCGAGCGCGAACCGATCGTCGGCCAGCTGCTCGACATGGCGCTCAAGCTCGAAGGGCTCTACCGGCACGCCTCCACCCACGCCGCCGGCATCGTGATCGGCGACCGGCCGCTGTCACAGCTCGTTCCGCTCTACCGCGACCCGCGCTCGGACATGCCGGTCACCCAGTTCAACATGAAGTGGGTCGAGGATGCCGGGCTGGTCAAGTTCGACTTTCTCGGCCTAAAGACGCTGACCGTGCTCGACATGGCGGTGCGGCTGATCGCCCGGCGCGGCGAGACGATCGATCTTTCGGCGCTGCCGCTCGACGACCCGCCGACCTACCAGATGATGGCGCGCGGCGAGACCGTCGGCATCTTCCAGGTGGAAAGCCCGGGCATGCGCAAGGCGCTGGTCGGCATGAAGCCCGACCGCATCGAGGACATCATCGCGCTGGTCGCGCTCTATCGGCCCGGTCCGATGGACAATATCCCCACCTACAATGCGCGCAAGCATGGTGACGAGCAGATCGCCTCGATCCATCCGAAGATCGATCATCTGGTCGCGGAGACGCAGGGCGTGATCGTCTACCAGGAGCAGGTGATGGAGATCGCCCAGCTTCTGGCCGGCTATTCGCTCGGCGAAGCCGATCTTCTGCGCCGCGCCATGGGCAAGAAGATCCGCGCCGAGATGGACAAGCAGCGGGTGCGCTTCGTCGAGGGCGCCGTCGAGCGCGGCGTCTCCAAGGCGCAGGCCGACTTCATCTTCGACCTGCTGGCCAAGTTCGCCGACTACGGCTTCAACAAGTCGCACGCGGCCGCCTACGCCATGGTCGCCTACCAGACGGCCTATCTGAAGGCGCATTATCCGGTCGAGTTCCTCGCCGCGTCGATGACCTACGACATGGCCAACACCGACAAGCTGAACGATTTCCGCCGCGATGCCGAACGGCTCGACATCACGGTCGTGCCGCCCTCGGTGCAGACCTCGTTCCGCGCTTTCGAGGTCGGCGACAGGCGCATCTTCTGGGCGCTGTCGGCGATCAAGGGCGTCGGCGATGCCGCCGTCGACCACATCGTGGCGGTGCGGCCGGACGGCGGCTTCGACAGCCTTGAGGATTTCGCCCGGCGCATCGATCCCAAGATCGTCGGCCGGCGCGTTCTCGAAGCGCTGATCGATGCGGGCGCGCTTGACTGCTTCGGCCACGACCGGGCGGTGCTCGCCGCCGGGCTCGACCGGATCCTGGGCCTTTCTCAGCGTGTCGCCGACGAGGCCGAAAGCGGGCAGGGCGACATCTTCGGCGCTGTCGAGGCGAGCCAGCCCGAACGCCTGTCTCTGCCCGCCGACGCGCACTGGCCGGATGCCGAACGGCTGATGCGCGAATTGCGCGCGATCGGCTTCTACTTCTCCGCCCACCCGCTCGACGCCTACGCGCCCATCCTCGAAAAGAGGCGCGTTCAGGCCTACGCCGATTTCGCCGCGGCGATCCGCCATGGCGCGACCGCCGGCCGCCTTGCCGGCACCGTCGCGCACAAGCAGGTGCGCCGCACCCGCAACGGCAACAAGATGGGCATCCTGACCCTGTCCGATCCGACCGGGCAGTATGAAGTCGTCATGTTCTCGGAGATGCTCGAACAGTTCGCCGATGCGGCCGAGCCGGGCCGAAGCTTCGTGTTGACCGTCGGCGTGCGGCACCGTGACGACGATTCCATCTCGCTGACGCTCAATTCGCTCAGCGCGCTCGACGAGCACGCCGGCGCCGATGCAGCCCACATGCTGCGCGTGTTCATGCGCGATGCGGCGCCGGCGCGGTCCGTGGCGCGGCAGCTGCGCCAGAATGGGCCGAGCCCGGTGTCGCTGATCGTCATCAAGCCGGACGGGGCGGGTGAGGTCGAAATCGAACTGCCCGGCCAGTATTCGGTTTCCGGCCCGGTCGCCAGCGCCATCAAGGCGGTGCCCGGCGTGGTCGACGTCGAACTCGTCTAG
- the proS gene encoding proline--tRNA ligase encodes MRLSRYFLPILKENPKEAEIVSHRLMLRAGMIRQQSAGIYSWLPLGKKVLEKINQIVREEQNRAGAIEILMPTIQPADLWIESGRYNDYGQEMLRIRDRHDRAMLFGPTNEEMVTDIFRSYVRSYRDLPLNLYHIQWKFRDEVRPRFGVMRGREFLMKDAYSFDLDYEGAKASYNRMFIAYLRTFERLGLKSIPMRAETGPIGGDLSHEFIILADTGESEVFCEKTFLDMPVPGTDVDFFDNAEIASIVERWTTPYAATDEMHDEAAWAEIADGDKVSARGIEVGHIFHFGTKYSEPMGATVAGPDGKEVPVSMGSYGIGPSRLIGAIIEASHDDNGIIWPESVAPFGAVVINMKPGEEACDNWSERAYAALGEAGVDPLYDDTDQRPGAKFATADLIGLPWQLIIGPRGVKAGTVELKHRATGDKHELDLDAAIARITGA; translated from the coding sequence ATGCGCCTGTCCCGCTACTTTCTGCCCATTCTCAAGGAGAATCCCAAGGAAGCCGAGATCGTCTCGCACCGGCTGATGCTGCGCGCCGGGATGATCCGCCAGCAGTCGGCCGGCATCTATTCTTGGCTGCCGCTCGGCAAGAAGGTGCTCGAGAAGATCAACCAGATCGTGCGCGAGGAGCAGAACCGGGCAGGGGCCATCGAGATCCTGATGCCGACCATCCAGCCCGCCGACCTGTGGATCGAGAGCGGCCGATACAATGATTACGGCCAGGAGATGCTGCGCATTCGCGACCGGCATGATCGCGCCATGCTGTTCGGGCCGACCAACGAGGAGATGGTCACCGACATCTTCCGGTCCTACGTGCGTTCCTACCGGGACCTGCCGCTCAACCTCTACCACATCCAATGGAAGTTCCGCGACGAGGTGCGCCCCCGCTTCGGCGTCATGCGCGGCCGCGAATTCCTGATGAAGGACGCCTATTCCTTCGATCTCGACTATGAGGGCGCGAAGGCCTCCTACAACCGCATGTTCATCGCCTATCTGCGCACCTTCGAGCGCCTCGGCCTCAAATCGATCCCGATGCGCGCCGAGACCGGACCGATCGGCGGCGATCTCAGTCACGAATTCATCATCCTGGCCGATACCGGCGAATCCGAAGTGTTCTGCGAGAAGACGTTCCTCGATATGCCCGTGCCCGGCACCGATGTCGATTTCTTCGACAATGCCGAGATCGCGTCCATAGTCGAGCGCTGGACCACGCCCTACGCGGCGACCGACGAGATGCACGACGAGGCCGCCTGGGCGGAGATCGCCGATGGCGACAAGGTCTCCGCGCGCGGCATCGAGGTCGGCCACATCTTCCATTTCGGCACCAAATATTCCGAGCCGATGGGCGCGACCGTCGCCGGCCCGGACGGCAAGGAGGTGCCGGTCTCGATGGGGTCCTACGGCATCGGCCCCTCGCGCCTGATCGGCGCGATCATCGAGGCATCCCATGACGATAACGGGATCATCTGGCCGGAAAGCGTCGCCCCGTTCGGCGCGGTCGTCATCAACATGAAACCGGGCGAGGAAGCCTGCGATAACTGGTCCGAACGCGCCTACGCCGCGCTCGGCGAGGCCGGCGTCGACCCGCTCTATGACGACACCGACCAGCGGCCCGGCGCCAAGTTCGCCACCGCCGACCTGATCGGCCTGCCCTGGCAATTGATCATCGGTCCGCGCGGGGTCAAGGCGGGCACGGTCGAACTCAAGCACCGCGCGACCGGCGACAAGCACGAGCTCGATCTCGATGCCGCCATCGCGCGCATCACGGGAGCCTGA
- a CDS encoding LysR family transcriptional regulator encodes MDTEDLQMLREVVQYGSFAAVARRRTIDPSVVSRTISKLERTLGARLFHRTTRSLSLTETGARYLARIEPVLDELAAAGEAATAARGEPEGTLRMTASVAFGVHLLTPLVAGFRARYPRLKLELELSDTMLDLVENRIDLAIRLAPEIDADVICSRLMPTRYRVVASHDWLSANPVPHEPEDIVRTDCVLFSMPAYRTRWMFRDTHGRVQEVPVRGGVFSSSALQVRELMLAGAGPALLADWLIADDLAAGRCRDLFPAHDVAATSFDTAAWLIYPSRQFLPRKTRVMIDHLRETVAHGSQPETDAVGREQESTAGATVAT; translated from the coding sequence ATGGATACCGAAGACCTTCAGATGCTGCGCGAGGTTGTGCAATATGGGAGCTTCGCCGCCGTGGCGCGCCGTCGGACCATCGATCCGTCGGTGGTCTCGCGCACGATATCGAAGCTCGAACGCACGCTTGGCGCGCGGCTCTTCCATCGCACGACGCGCAGCCTTTCGCTGACCGAAACCGGCGCGCGCTATCTGGCGCGGATCGAACCGGTCCTGGACGAGCTTGCCGCGGCGGGCGAGGCCGCGACCGCCGCCCGGGGCGAGCCGGAAGGCACGCTGCGGATGACTGCCTCAGTCGCTTTCGGCGTCCACTTGCTGACGCCGCTGGTGGCCGGTTTCCGCGCGCGTTATCCGCGCCTGAAGCTCGAACTGGAACTGAGCGACACGATGCTCGATCTGGTCGAGAACCGGATCGATCTTGCCATTAGGCTGGCGCCGGAGATCGATGCCGACGTGATCTGCAGCCGGCTCATGCCGACCCGCTACCGGGTGGTCGCCTCGCACGACTGGCTTTCGGCCAACCCCGTGCCTCACGAGCCGGAAGACATTGTGCGAACCGACTGCGTGCTCTTTTCCATGCCCGCCTATCGCACGCGATGGATGTTCCGGGACACGCATGGCCGCGTGCAGGAGGTGCCGGTGCGCGGCGGCGTCTTCAGTTCGAGCGCGCTGCAGGTTCGCGAACTGATGCTCGCCGGCGCGGGGCCCGCGCTGCTTGCCGACTGGCTGATCGCCGACGACCTCGCCGCGGGGCGCTGCCGGGACCTGTTCCCCGCACATGACGTGGCCGCGACCAGCTTCGACACGGCGGCATGGCTGATCTATCCGAGCCGTCAATTCCTGCCACGCAAGACGCGCGTGATGATCGACCATCTTCGCGAGACGGTGGCGCACGGAAGCCAGCCGGAGACGGACGCGGTCGGCCGCGAACAGGAGTCAACAGCCGGCGCCACGGTTGCCACCTAG